The following are encoded together in the Vigna unguiculata cultivar IT97K-499-35 chromosome 2, ASM411807v1, whole genome shotgun sequence genome:
- the LOC114173951 gene encoding GPI ethanolamine phosphate transferase 2 isoform X1 gives MSSVSCTKLTLFTVAAVTIQFIGLSIFVFGFFPVKPLLTGHSGSESFRRPTCDVRDVSNHSDASLLPDSLRFLYQEVSEVPPLYDRLVLMVIDGLPAEFVLGKKGQPPSKVFMEAMPYTQSLLANGTAVGYHAIAAAPTVTMPRLKAMVSGAIGGFLDVAFNFNTQAYLEDNLLAQFFKIGWKMVMHGDDTWLKLFPGLFERHDGVTSFFVKDTVQVDQNVSRHLVDELSRDDWKFLILHYLGLDHVGHLGGRNSVLMASKLVEMDEVVKTIHINTLQNLENDQGKTLLVVVSDHGMTENGNHGGSSYEETDSIALFIGPKPHTFHHSSSNPDTIFQVDIAPTLALLFGVPIPKNNIGVLISQMVDSLTDDQKLRALQLNSWQLFRLLQAQLPGLSCRNLLCDTFITNSEPTISECKGREEKLFCCLYVNAATLHDAWKAKVFSRFNGTEGYNSFLAAYHEFLSSASEWLSHKATDKPVNLLVLGVAALIISCLILLGLVFFIHKEIPSWETQDHENYMTPWKFDEVFVLFGILTLVISMGSSSMIEEEHYIWNFLTSTINFLFFRKAIQSLHLNKAHDILSSTEEKRNISGCQISSLFLILFTGRILGGWHQGGVNWTNLPDIAKWLEQAGNQYINLIQIASCAMVIILGISILYLVQSKTKVVTVIWFSLLMSGLLVLQHFVKHQDMSIPYNNDENLSIQVFYAVLGITTVAVVLILPWIMPMQTPEICSRKNICMSASVPVEVQNMTRIFVLKDSLYIVGCLYITFWCLLQLLLQQSINAMPVLLLFIQFLASMLTFSSSGSCHKQWVEITALYYLGMAGHFALGNSNTLATIDVAGAFIGISSHSTFLSGLLMFIITYASPMLFFLSLVLYISVKAMIYPLVIRNGNSGEILKTLLGFPCLVPLTINSVLLTVYTIVLLLMRNHLFIWSVFSPKYLYVCAATACVYIGAIIVVATVIYTFIVLFWLRKSFSLSSKEKEL, from the exons ATGTCGTCAGTTTCTTGCACTAAGCTGACACTATTCACCGTTGCAGCAGTTACCATCCAGTTCATCGGTCTCTCCATCTTCGTTTTCGGCTTCTTCCCCGTCAAACCACTACTCACCGGCCACAG TGGTTCGGAGAGTTTCCGACGACCGACCTGCGATGTCCGCGACGTCTCAAATCATAGCGATGCGTCTCTGCTTCCTGATAGTCTCAGGTTTTTGTATCAG GAAGTATCCGAGGTTCCTCCTTTGTATGATCGACTTGTCTTAATG GTTATTGATGGTCTTCCAGCGGAATTTGTGCTTGGCAAGAAGGGTCAGCCTCCTAGCAAAGTTTTTATGGAAGCTATGCCGTATACACAGTCATTGTTGGCAAATGGTACGGCTGTTGGATATCATGCTATAGCTGCTGCTCCAACTGTTACAATGCCTCGTTTGAAG GCCATGGTTTCTGGGGCAATTGGCGGTTTCCTGGATGTGGCTTTCAACTTTAACACCCAGgcttatttagaagataatctTCTTG CACAGTTCTTTAAGATTGGTTGGAAAATGGTCATGCATGGTGATGATACATGGCTCAAGTTGTTTCCTGGTTTATTTGAAAGACATGATGGAGTTACCAGCTTTTTT GTTAAAGATACTGTACAAGTGGATCAAAATGTGTCTCGACATCTTGTTGATGAGCTTAGTAGAGATGATTGGAAGTTTCTG ATACTTCATTATCTAGGCTTGGATCATGTTGGACATCTTGGTGGGCGCAACAG TGTTTTAATGGCTTCAAAACTTGTTGAAATGGATGAAGTAGTGAAGACGATTCATATAAATACTTTGCAAAATCTAGAAAATGATCAAGGGAAGACACTTCTG GTTGTAGTCAGTGACCATGGAATGACTGAGAATGGTAATCATGGGGGTTCATCCTACGAGGAAACAGACTCTATAGCCTTATTTATTGGGCCAAAACCCCATACCTTTCACCATTCTTCATCCAATCCTGACACAATTTTCCAG GTTGATATTGCACCAACATTAGCTTTACTTTTTGGCGTGCCAATTCCCAAAAATAATATTGGTGTTTTGATCTCTCAAATGGTTGACTCTCTGACAG ATGACCAAAAGCTTAGGGCACTGCAGTTGAACTCATGGCAGTTGTTCAGATTACTTCAAGCACAATTGCCTGGTTTATCCTGTAGAAATCTTCTCTGTGACACCTTCATTACTAATAGTGAACCCACAATCAGTGAATGTAAAGGTAGGGAGGAGAAGTTGTTTTGTTGCTTGTACGTAAATGCTGCTACTCTCCATGATGCCTGGAAGGCTAAAGTATTCTCCAG GTTTAATGGTACAGAAGGTTATAACAGCTTTCTTGCCGCATATCACGAGTTTCTGAGTTCAGCAAGTGAGTGGTTATCACACAAAGCAACTGAT AAACCAGTTAATTTACTTGTTCTTGGAGTTGCTGCTTTGATCATATCATGCTTGATACTTTTGGGACTTGTGTTTTTCATCCACAAAGAAATTCCTTCTTGGGAGACGCAAGATCATGAAAATTATATGACACCATGGAAATTTGATGAGGTATTCGTTTTGTTTGGCATCCTGACCCTTGTCATCAGTATGGGATCAAGTTCCATGATTGAGGAAGAACATTATATTTGGAATTTCCTAACTTCTACAATTAACTTCTTATTTTTTCGTAAAGCAATACAGTCTTTGCATCTTAATAAAGCACATGATATTCTCAGTTCGACAgaggaaaaaagaaatatatcagGATGCCAAATAAGCTCACTGTTCCTTATTCTTTTTACTGGAAGAATTTTGGGAGGCTGGCATCAAGGTGGTGTAAATTGGACTAATCTTCCTGACATTGCCAAGTGGCTTGAGCAGGCTGGCAACCAATATATAAACTTGATTCAGATAGCATCATGTGCAATGGTCATCATTTTGGGCATATCTATATTGTACCTAGTGCAGTCTAAAACAAAAGTTGTAACAGTGATTTGGTTTAGCTTGCTTATGTCTGGTTTGTTGGTATTACAGCATTTTGTGAAACATCAGGACATGTCAATCCCATATAATAATGATGAGAACTTATCAATACAAGTATTCTATGCTGTTCTGGGAATCACCACTGTTGCAGTTGTGTTGATTTTGCCATGGATTATGCCTATGCAAACTCCTGAAATATGCTCAAGGAAAAACATCTGCATGTCTGCTTCTGTTCCTGTTGAAGTTCAGAACATGACACGTATTTTCGTATTGAAGGATTCCTTGTACATAGTTGGATGCTTGTACATAACTTTCTGGTGTCTGCTGCAGTTATTGCTTCAACAATCCATCAATGCGATGCCTGTGTTGCTGCTCTTTATTCAATTCTTGGCCAGCATGCTTACTTTTTCTTCCAGTGGTTCATGTCATAAGCAGTGGGTTGAG ATTACTGCTCTGTACTATCTGGGAATGGCAGGCCATTTTGCTCTTGGGAATAGTAATACACTAGCTACAATTGACGTAGCTGGAGCTTTTATT GGAATTTCAAGTCACTCAACCTTCCTTTCAGGTCTTCTAATGTTCATCATTACTTATGCATCCCCCATGTTATTCTTTCTGAGTCTGGTGCTGTACATCTCTGTCAAGGCCATGATCTATCCACTGGTTATCAGGAACGGAAACTCCGGAGAAATTCTCAAGACCCTTCTTGGATTTCCTTGCTTGGTACCGCTGACCATAAATTCTGTTCTCTTGACTGTGTACACAATTGTCCTGCTGTTGATGAGGAATCACTTGTTTATTTGGAGTGTTTTTTCTCCCAA GTACCTTTACGTCTGTGCTGCTACTGCATGTGTCTATATTGGCGCCATCATTGTAGTTGCTACTGTGATTTATACATTCATTGTTCTTTTTTGGCTGAGAAAGAGTTTCTCCTTAAGTAGCAAGGAAAAAG AACTGTAA
- the LOC114173951 gene encoding GPI ethanolamine phosphate transferase 2 isoform X3 gives MSSVSCTKLTLFTVAAVTIQFIGLSIFVFGFFPVKPLLTGHSGSESFRRPTCDVRDVSNHSDASLLPDSLRFLYQEVSEVPPLYDRLVLMVIDGLPAEFVLGKKGQPPSKVFMEAMPYTQSLLANGTAVGYHAIAAAPTVTMPRLKAMVSGAIGGFLDVAFNFNTQAYLEDNLLAQFFKIGWKMVMHGDDTWLKLFPGLFERHDGVTSFFVKDTVQVDQNVSRHLVDELSRDDWKFLILHYLGLDHVGHLGGRNSVLMASKLVEMDEVVKTIHINTLQNLENDQGKTLLVVVSDHGMTENGNHGGSSYEETDSIALFIGPKPHTFHHSSSNPDTIFQVDIAPTLALLFGVPIPKNNIGVLISQMVDSLTDDQKLRALQLNSWQLFRLLQAQLPGLSCRNLLCDTFITNSEPTISECKGREEKLFCCLYVNAATLHDAWKAKVFSRFNGTEGYNSFLAAYHEFLSSASEWLSHKATDKPVNLLVLGVAALIISCLILLGLVFFIHKEIPSWETQDHENYMTPWKFDEHFVKHQDMSIPYNNDENLSIQVFYAVLGITTVAVVLILPWIMPMQTPEICSRKNICMSASVPVEVQNMTRIFVLKDSLYIVGCLYITFWCLLQLLLQQSINAMPVLLLFIQFLASMLTFSSSGSCHKQWVEITALYYLGMAGHFALGNSNTLATIDVAGAFIGISSHSTFLSGLLMFIITYASPMLFFLSLVLYISVKAMIYPLVIRNGNSGEILKTLLGFPCLVPLTINSVLLTVYTIVLLLMRNHLFIWSVFSPKYLYVCAATACVYIGAIIVVATVIYTFIVLFWLRKSFSLSSKEKEL, from the exons ATGTCGTCAGTTTCTTGCACTAAGCTGACACTATTCACCGTTGCAGCAGTTACCATCCAGTTCATCGGTCTCTCCATCTTCGTTTTCGGCTTCTTCCCCGTCAAACCACTACTCACCGGCCACAG TGGTTCGGAGAGTTTCCGACGACCGACCTGCGATGTCCGCGACGTCTCAAATCATAGCGATGCGTCTCTGCTTCCTGATAGTCTCAGGTTTTTGTATCAG GAAGTATCCGAGGTTCCTCCTTTGTATGATCGACTTGTCTTAATG GTTATTGATGGTCTTCCAGCGGAATTTGTGCTTGGCAAGAAGGGTCAGCCTCCTAGCAAAGTTTTTATGGAAGCTATGCCGTATACACAGTCATTGTTGGCAAATGGTACGGCTGTTGGATATCATGCTATAGCTGCTGCTCCAACTGTTACAATGCCTCGTTTGAAG GCCATGGTTTCTGGGGCAATTGGCGGTTTCCTGGATGTGGCTTTCAACTTTAACACCCAGgcttatttagaagataatctTCTTG CACAGTTCTTTAAGATTGGTTGGAAAATGGTCATGCATGGTGATGATACATGGCTCAAGTTGTTTCCTGGTTTATTTGAAAGACATGATGGAGTTACCAGCTTTTTT GTTAAAGATACTGTACAAGTGGATCAAAATGTGTCTCGACATCTTGTTGATGAGCTTAGTAGAGATGATTGGAAGTTTCTG ATACTTCATTATCTAGGCTTGGATCATGTTGGACATCTTGGTGGGCGCAACAG TGTTTTAATGGCTTCAAAACTTGTTGAAATGGATGAAGTAGTGAAGACGATTCATATAAATACTTTGCAAAATCTAGAAAATGATCAAGGGAAGACACTTCTG GTTGTAGTCAGTGACCATGGAATGACTGAGAATGGTAATCATGGGGGTTCATCCTACGAGGAAACAGACTCTATAGCCTTATTTATTGGGCCAAAACCCCATACCTTTCACCATTCTTCATCCAATCCTGACACAATTTTCCAG GTTGATATTGCACCAACATTAGCTTTACTTTTTGGCGTGCCAATTCCCAAAAATAATATTGGTGTTTTGATCTCTCAAATGGTTGACTCTCTGACAG ATGACCAAAAGCTTAGGGCACTGCAGTTGAACTCATGGCAGTTGTTCAGATTACTTCAAGCACAATTGCCTGGTTTATCCTGTAGAAATCTTCTCTGTGACACCTTCATTACTAATAGTGAACCCACAATCAGTGAATGTAAAGGTAGGGAGGAGAAGTTGTTTTGTTGCTTGTACGTAAATGCTGCTACTCTCCATGATGCCTGGAAGGCTAAAGTATTCTCCAG GTTTAATGGTACAGAAGGTTATAACAGCTTTCTTGCCGCATATCACGAGTTTCTGAGTTCAGCAAGTGAGTGGTTATCACACAAAGCAACTGAT AAACCAGTTAATTTACTTGTTCTTGGAGTTGCTGCTTTGATCATATCATGCTTGATACTTTTGGGACTTGTGTTTTTCATCCACAAAGAAATTCCTTCTTGGGAGACGCAAGATCATGAAAATTATATGACACCATGGAAATTTGATGAG CATTTTGTGAAACATCAGGACATGTCAATCCCATATAATAATGATGAGAACTTATCAATACAAGTATTCTATGCTGTTCTGGGAATCACCACTGTTGCAGTTGTGTTGATTTTGCCATGGATTATGCCTATGCAAACTCCTGAAATATGCTCAAGGAAAAACATCTGCATGTCTGCTTCTGTTCCTGTTGAAGTTCAGAACATGACACGTATTTTCGTATTGAAGGATTCCTTGTACATAGTTGGATGCTTGTACATAACTTTCTGGTGTCTGCTGCAGTTATTGCTTCAACAATCCATCAATGCGATGCCTGTGTTGCTGCTCTTTATTCAATTCTTGGCCAGCATGCTTACTTTTTCTTCCAGTGGTTCATGTCATAAGCAGTGGGTTGAG ATTACTGCTCTGTACTATCTGGGAATGGCAGGCCATTTTGCTCTTGGGAATAGTAATACACTAGCTACAATTGACGTAGCTGGAGCTTTTATT GGAATTTCAAGTCACTCAACCTTCCTTTCAGGTCTTCTAATGTTCATCATTACTTATGCATCCCCCATGTTATTCTTTCTGAGTCTGGTGCTGTACATCTCTGTCAAGGCCATGATCTATCCACTGGTTATCAGGAACGGAAACTCCGGAGAAATTCTCAAGACCCTTCTTGGATTTCCTTGCTTGGTACCGCTGACCATAAATTCTGTTCTCTTGACTGTGTACACAATTGTCCTGCTGTTGATGAGGAATCACTTGTTTATTTGGAGTGTTTTTTCTCCCAA GTACCTTTACGTCTGTGCTGCTACTGCATGTGTCTATATTGGCGCCATCATTGTAGTTGCTACTGTGATTTATACATTCATTGTTCTTTTTTGGCTGAGAAAGAGTTTCTCCTTAAGTAGCAAGGAAAAAG AACTGTAA
- the LOC114173951 gene encoding GPI ethanolamine phosphate transferase 2 isoform X2, producing the protein MSSVSCTKLTLFTVAAVTIQFIGLSIFVFGFFPVKPLLTGHSGSESFRRPTCDVRDVSNHSDASLLPDSLRFLYQEVSEVPPLYDRLVLMVIDGLPAEFVLGKKGQPPSKVFMEAMPYTQSLLANGTAVGYHAIAAAPTVTMPRLKAMVSGAIGGFLDVAFNFNTQAYLEDNLLAQFFKIGWKMVMHGDDTWLKLFPGLFERHDGVTSFFVKDTVQVDQNVSRHLVDELSRDDWKFLILHYLGLDHVGHLGGRNSVLMASKLVEMDEVVKTIHINTLQNLENDQGKTLLVVVSDHGMTENGNHGGSSYEETDSIALFIGPKPHTFHHSSSNPDTIFQVDIAPTLALLFGVPIPKNNIGVLISQMVDSLTDDQKLRALQLNSWQLFRLLQAQLPGLSCRNLLCDTFITNSEPTISECKGREEKLFCCLYVNAATLHDAWKAKVFSRFNGTEGYNSFLAAYHEFLSSASEWLSHKATDKPVNLLVLGVAALIISCLILLGLVFFIHKEIPSWETQDHENYMTPWKFDEVFVLFGILTLVISMGSSSMIEEEHYIWNFLTSTINFLFFRKAIQSLHLNKAHDILSSTEEKRNISGCQISSLFLILFTGRILGGWHQGGVNWTNLPDIAKWLEQAGNQYINLIQIASCAMVIILGISILYLVQSKTKVVTVIWFSLLMSGLLVLQHFVKHQDMSIPYNNDENLSIQVFYAVLGITTVAVVLILPWIMPMQTPEICSRKNICMSASVPVEVQNMTRIFVLKDSLYIVGCLYITFWCLLQLLLQQSINAMPVLLLFIQFLASMLTFSSSGSCHKQWVEITALYYLGMAGHFALGNSNTLATIDVAGAFIVF; encoded by the exons ATGTCGTCAGTTTCTTGCACTAAGCTGACACTATTCACCGTTGCAGCAGTTACCATCCAGTTCATCGGTCTCTCCATCTTCGTTTTCGGCTTCTTCCCCGTCAAACCACTACTCACCGGCCACAG TGGTTCGGAGAGTTTCCGACGACCGACCTGCGATGTCCGCGACGTCTCAAATCATAGCGATGCGTCTCTGCTTCCTGATAGTCTCAGGTTTTTGTATCAG GAAGTATCCGAGGTTCCTCCTTTGTATGATCGACTTGTCTTAATG GTTATTGATGGTCTTCCAGCGGAATTTGTGCTTGGCAAGAAGGGTCAGCCTCCTAGCAAAGTTTTTATGGAAGCTATGCCGTATACACAGTCATTGTTGGCAAATGGTACGGCTGTTGGATATCATGCTATAGCTGCTGCTCCAACTGTTACAATGCCTCGTTTGAAG GCCATGGTTTCTGGGGCAATTGGCGGTTTCCTGGATGTGGCTTTCAACTTTAACACCCAGgcttatttagaagataatctTCTTG CACAGTTCTTTAAGATTGGTTGGAAAATGGTCATGCATGGTGATGATACATGGCTCAAGTTGTTTCCTGGTTTATTTGAAAGACATGATGGAGTTACCAGCTTTTTT GTTAAAGATACTGTACAAGTGGATCAAAATGTGTCTCGACATCTTGTTGATGAGCTTAGTAGAGATGATTGGAAGTTTCTG ATACTTCATTATCTAGGCTTGGATCATGTTGGACATCTTGGTGGGCGCAACAG TGTTTTAATGGCTTCAAAACTTGTTGAAATGGATGAAGTAGTGAAGACGATTCATATAAATACTTTGCAAAATCTAGAAAATGATCAAGGGAAGACACTTCTG GTTGTAGTCAGTGACCATGGAATGACTGAGAATGGTAATCATGGGGGTTCATCCTACGAGGAAACAGACTCTATAGCCTTATTTATTGGGCCAAAACCCCATACCTTTCACCATTCTTCATCCAATCCTGACACAATTTTCCAG GTTGATATTGCACCAACATTAGCTTTACTTTTTGGCGTGCCAATTCCCAAAAATAATATTGGTGTTTTGATCTCTCAAATGGTTGACTCTCTGACAG ATGACCAAAAGCTTAGGGCACTGCAGTTGAACTCATGGCAGTTGTTCAGATTACTTCAAGCACAATTGCCTGGTTTATCCTGTAGAAATCTTCTCTGTGACACCTTCATTACTAATAGTGAACCCACAATCAGTGAATGTAAAGGTAGGGAGGAGAAGTTGTTTTGTTGCTTGTACGTAAATGCTGCTACTCTCCATGATGCCTGGAAGGCTAAAGTATTCTCCAG GTTTAATGGTACAGAAGGTTATAACAGCTTTCTTGCCGCATATCACGAGTTTCTGAGTTCAGCAAGTGAGTGGTTATCACACAAAGCAACTGAT AAACCAGTTAATTTACTTGTTCTTGGAGTTGCTGCTTTGATCATATCATGCTTGATACTTTTGGGACTTGTGTTTTTCATCCACAAAGAAATTCCTTCTTGGGAGACGCAAGATCATGAAAATTATATGACACCATGGAAATTTGATGAGGTATTCGTTTTGTTTGGCATCCTGACCCTTGTCATCAGTATGGGATCAAGTTCCATGATTGAGGAAGAACATTATATTTGGAATTTCCTAACTTCTACAATTAACTTCTTATTTTTTCGTAAAGCAATACAGTCTTTGCATCTTAATAAAGCACATGATATTCTCAGTTCGACAgaggaaaaaagaaatatatcagGATGCCAAATAAGCTCACTGTTCCTTATTCTTTTTACTGGAAGAATTTTGGGAGGCTGGCATCAAGGTGGTGTAAATTGGACTAATCTTCCTGACATTGCCAAGTGGCTTGAGCAGGCTGGCAACCAATATATAAACTTGATTCAGATAGCATCATGTGCAATGGTCATCATTTTGGGCATATCTATATTGTACCTAGTGCAGTCTAAAACAAAAGTTGTAACAGTGATTTGGTTTAGCTTGCTTATGTCTGGTTTGTTGGTATTACAGCATTTTGTGAAACATCAGGACATGTCAATCCCATATAATAATGATGAGAACTTATCAATACAAGTATTCTATGCTGTTCTGGGAATCACCACTGTTGCAGTTGTGTTGATTTTGCCATGGATTATGCCTATGCAAACTCCTGAAATATGCTCAAGGAAAAACATCTGCATGTCTGCTTCTGTTCCTGTTGAAGTTCAGAACATGACACGTATTTTCGTATTGAAGGATTCCTTGTACATAGTTGGATGCTTGTACATAACTTTCTGGTGTCTGCTGCAGTTATTGCTTCAACAATCCATCAATGCGATGCCTGTGTTGCTGCTCTTTATTCAATTCTTGGCCAGCATGCTTACTTTTTCTTCCAGTGGTTCATGTCATAAGCAGTGGGTTGAG ATTACTGCTCTGTACTATCTGGGAATGGCAGGCCATTTTGCTCTTGGGAATAGTAATACACTAGCTACAATTGACGTAGCTGGAGCTTTTATT GTCTTCTAA
- the LOC114173951 gene encoding GPI ethanolamine phosphate transferase 2 isoform X4 — MVMHGDDTWLKLFPGLFERHDGVTSFFVKDTVQVDQNVSRHLVDELSRDDWKFLILHYLGLDHVGHLGGRNSVLMASKLVEMDEVVKTIHINTLQNLENDQGKTLLVVVSDHGMTENGNHGGSSYEETDSIALFIGPKPHTFHHSSSNPDTIFQVDIAPTLALLFGVPIPKNNIGVLISQMVDSLTDDQKLRALQLNSWQLFRLLQAQLPGLSCRNLLCDTFITNSEPTISECKGREEKLFCCLYVNAATLHDAWKAKVFSRFNGTEGYNSFLAAYHEFLSSASEWLSHKATDKPVNLLVLGVAALIISCLILLGLVFFIHKEIPSWETQDHENYMTPWKFDEVFVLFGILTLVISMGSSSMIEEEHYIWNFLTSTINFLFFRKAIQSLHLNKAHDILSSTEEKRNISGCQISSLFLILFTGRILGGWHQGGVNWTNLPDIAKWLEQAGNQYINLIQIASCAMVIILGISILYLVQSKTKVVTVIWFSLLMSGLLVLQHFVKHQDMSIPYNNDENLSIQVFYAVLGITTVAVVLILPWIMPMQTPEICSRKNICMSASVPVEVQNMTRIFVLKDSLYIVGCLYITFWCLLQLLLQQSINAMPVLLLFIQFLASMLTFSSSGSCHKQWVEITALYYLGMAGHFALGNSNTLATIDVAGAFIGISSHSTFLSGLLMFIITYASPMLFFLSLVLYISVKAMIYPLVIRNGNSGEILKTLLGFPCLVPLTINSVLLTVYTIVLLLMRNHLFIWSVFSPKYLYVCAATACVYIGAIIVVATVIYTFIVLFWLRKSFSLSSKEKEL; from the exons ATGGTCATGCATGGTGATGATACATGGCTCAAGTTGTTTCCTGGTTTATTTGAAAGACATGATGGAGTTACCAGCTTTTTT GTTAAAGATACTGTACAAGTGGATCAAAATGTGTCTCGACATCTTGTTGATGAGCTTAGTAGAGATGATTGGAAGTTTCTG ATACTTCATTATCTAGGCTTGGATCATGTTGGACATCTTGGTGGGCGCAACAG TGTTTTAATGGCTTCAAAACTTGTTGAAATGGATGAAGTAGTGAAGACGATTCATATAAATACTTTGCAAAATCTAGAAAATGATCAAGGGAAGACACTTCTG GTTGTAGTCAGTGACCATGGAATGACTGAGAATGGTAATCATGGGGGTTCATCCTACGAGGAAACAGACTCTATAGCCTTATTTATTGGGCCAAAACCCCATACCTTTCACCATTCTTCATCCAATCCTGACACAATTTTCCAG GTTGATATTGCACCAACATTAGCTTTACTTTTTGGCGTGCCAATTCCCAAAAATAATATTGGTGTTTTGATCTCTCAAATGGTTGACTCTCTGACAG ATGACCAAAAGCTTAGGGCACTGCAGTTGAACTCATGGCAGTTGTTCAGATTACTTCAAGCACAATTGCCTGGTTTATCCTGTAGAAATCTTCTCTGTGACACCTTCATTACTAATAGTGAACCCACAATCAGTGAATGTAAAGGTAGGGAGGAGAAGTTGTTTTGTTGCTTGTACGTAAATGCTGCTACTCTCCATGATGCCTGGAAGGCTAAAGTATTCTCCAG GTTTAATGGTACAGAAGGTTATAACAGCTTTCTTGCCGCATATCACGAGTTTCTGAGTTCAGCAAGTGAGTGGTTATCACACAAAGCAACTGAT AAACCAGTTAATTTACTTGTTCTTGGAGTTGCTGCTTTGATCATATCATGCTTGATACTTTTGGGACTTGTGTTTTTCATCCACAAAGAAATTCCTTCTTGGGAGACGCAAGATCATGAAAATTATATGACACCATGGAAATTTGATGAGGTATTCGTTTTGTTTGGCATCCTGACCCTTGTCATCAGTATGGGATCAAGTTCCATGATTGAGGAAGAACATTATATTTGGAATTTCCTAACTTCTACAATTAACTTCTTATTTTTTCGTAAAGCAATACAGTCTTTGCATCTTAATAAAGCACATGATATTCTCAGTTCGACAgaggaaaaaagaaatatatcagGATGCCAAATAAGCTCACTGTTCCTTATTCTTTTTACTGGAAGAATTTTGGGAGGCTGGCATCAAGGTGGTGTAAATTGGACTAATCTTCCTGACATTGCCAAGTGGCTTGAGCAGGCTGGCAACCAATATATAAACTTGATTCAGATAGCATCATGTGCAATGGTCATCATTTTGGGCATATCTATATTGTACCTAGTGCAGTCTAAAACAAAAGTTGTAACAGTGATTTGGTTTAGCTTGCTTATGTCTGGTTTGTTGGTATTACAGCATTTTGTGAAACATCAGGACATGTCAATCCCATATAATAATGATGAGAACTTATCAATACAAGTATTCTATGCTGTTCTGGGAATCACCACTGTTGCAGTTGTGTTGATTTTGCCATGGATTATGCCTATGCAAACTCCTGAAATATGCTCAAGGAAAAACATCTGCATGTCTGCTTCTGTTCCTGTTGAAGTTCAGAACATGACACGTATTTTCGTATTGAAGGATTCCTTGTACATAGTTGGATGCTTGTACATAACTTTCTGGTGTCTGCTGCAGTTATTGCTTCAACAATCCATCAATGCGATGCCTGTGTTGCTGCTCTTTATTCAATTCTTGGCCAGCATGCTTACTTTTTCTTCCAGTGGTTCATGTCATAAGCAGTGGGTTGAG ATTACTGCTCTGTACTATCTGGGAATGGCAGGCCATTTTGCTCTTGGGAATAGTAATACACTAGCTACAATTGACGTAGCTGGAGCTTTTATT GGAATTTCAAGTCACTCAACCTTCCTTTCAGGTCTTCTAATGTTCATCATTACTTATGCATCCCCCATGTTATTCTTTCTGAGTCTGGTGCTGTACATCTCTGTCAAGGCCATGATCTATCCACTGGTTATCAGGAACGGAAACTCCGGAGAAATTCTCAAGACCCTTCTTGGATTTCCTTGCTTGGTACCGCTGACCATAAATTCTGTTCTCTTGACTGTGTACACAATTGTCCTGCTGTTGATGAGGAATCACTTGTTTATTTGGAGTGTTTTTTCTCCCAA GTACCTTTACGTCTGTGCTGCTACTGCATGTGTCTATATTGGCGCCATCATTGTAGTTGCTACTGTGATTTATACATTCATTGTTCTTTTTTGGCTGAGAAAGAGTTTCTCCTTAAGTAGCAAGGAAAAAG AACTGTAA